A single window of Streptomyces griseoviridis DNA harbors:
- a CDS encoding alpha-L-rhamnosidase C-terminal domain-containing protein — MTLPETPGTGARPAPRRRTVVAAGAGAVALSALGAPTAGAADGDAVHGTAVHGRTPRAPRLGTGWQRYVQAPASRTVRPVLVLATTGDVRAPEGLLAPGGARTVLRRPRPAAAPRWPEGTVAEASSAHAGNNGNDGRPRTYDAGNAIDGDPDTFWNDDTLGEFPDTLTLTLPAARELSGITVVSNSDGVPTDFTVDVWRDGGWWTAATVADNDVSHRAVPFARPVSTTRVRITVTAVQDTPRGAFTRINEVWPEAVEPVEPPSVTVDFGKVVVGYPRVRFTSASDNSPGVRLAFSETRQFLTDRSDFTRSDQSGVPAQGTDQFAVPAGGADWTDRKGHQNGTQVYADGLHGFRYLKITLDALASDAPAAEPWGTVEIDSVGLDFTAYLGTPATYRGWFLCSDDDLNRYWYGASYTNELVTDTFRQDDVDPRNAWSASLEGQLVLHDGPKRDRDPYVGDLAVSARTLYLTHDEAAEAARNVLADLAAHQRADGWIPPASINAYTLPLFDYPLWWVTCSWDYVLYTGDRGYAERHYPNLLKVLDVWYPSVTDSAGLLSKGLNDTGGYGDYAFLGRTGRITYYNANYVQALNDAAALARWLGRRADADRWTERAGRVRDAVNAQLWDASAGAYLDSGTGPVRHAQDGNAIAVTAGIADAGRAASALAHLDATTRRPYGNAFMDNDTLFDGASQRVYAFTSYPEIVARFETGRADSALDQIRRTYGWMDGHDPGITHWEGIGPDGSLYEDAYTSMAHGWSTGVLPALTHQLLGARPTSPGYATWEVRPHPGDVSWAQGQLPTPHGPLRVEWNRTSTAFAVTVHVPAGTRGAVALPGDSGRLTVRGGGRVLWNGGRVSARSVSVSGGRVTVSDLGPGTHSFTATTGRG; from the coding sequence ATGACGTTGCCAGAAACCCCCGGTACCGGCGCGCGGCCAGCCCCCCGCAGACGTACGGTCGTCGCCGCAGGGGCCGGTGCGGTGGCCCTCTCCGCGCTCGGAGCCCCGACGGCGGGCGCGGCCGACGGCGACGCGGTCCACGGGACGGCGGTCCACGGGAGAACGCCCCGCGCCCCGCGCCTCGGCACCGGCTGGCAGCGCTATGTGCAGGCCCCCGCCTCCCGTACCGTCCGCCCGGTCCTGGTGCTCGCCACCACGGGCGATGTGCGCGCCCCCGAAGGGCTGTTGGCGCCCGGCGGTGCCCGGACCGTGCTGCGCAGACCGCGGCCCGCGGCGGCTCCGCGCTGGCCCGAGGGGACGGTGGCCGAGGCGTCGTCGGCGCACGCGGGCAACAACGGCAACGACGGCAGGCCGCGCACCTACGACGCGGGCAACGCCATCGACGGCGACCCGGACACCTTCTGGAACGACGACACCCTGGGCGAGTTCCCCGACACGCTCACCCTCACGTTGCCCGCCGCCCGGGAGCTGTCCGGGATCACCGTCGTCTCCAACAGCGACGGCGTGCCGACCGACTTCACCGTCGACGTCTGGCGGGACGGCGGCTGGTGGACCGCCGCGACGGTCGCCGACAACGATGTCAGCCACCGGGCCGTCCCGTTCGCCCGGCCGGTCTCCACCACCCGGGTCCGCATCACGGTGACGGCGGTCCAGGACACCCCGCGCGGGGCCTTCACCCGGATCAACGAGGTGTGGCCCGAGGCCGTCGAACCGGTCGAACCCCCCAGCGTCACCGTGGACTTCGGCAAGGTCGTCGTCGGGTACCCGCGCGTCCGGTTCACCTCGGCGTCCGACAACTCCCCCGGTGTGCGCCTCGCCTTCTCCGAGACCCGGCAGTTCCTCACCGACCGCTCCGACTTCACCCGCTCCGACCAGTCGGGGGTGCCGGCCCAGGGCACGGACCAGTTCGCCGTCCCGGCGGGCGGCGCGGACTGGACCGACCGCAAGGGCCACCAGAACGGCACCCAGGTGTACGCGGACGGCCTGCACGGCTTCCGCTATCTCAAGATCACCCTGGACGCCCTGGCGTCGGACGCCCCGGCGGCCGAACCCTGGGGGACGGTCGAGATCGACTCCGTCGGCCTGGACTTCACCGCCTATCTGGGCACACCGGCTACCTACCGCGGCTGGTTCCTCTGCTCCGACGACGACCTCAACCGCTACTGGTACGGCGCCTCGTACACCAACGAGCTGGTCACCGACACCTTCCGGCAGGACGACGTCGACCCGCGCAACGCCTGGAGCGCCTCCCTGGAAGGGCAGTTGGTCCTGCACGACGGGCCGAAGCGCGACCGCGACCCCTACGTCGGCGACCTGGCGGTCTCCGCCCGCACCCTCTATCTGACCCATGACGAGGCCGCCGAAGCGGCCCGCAACGTACTGGCCGACCTGGCCGCGCACCAGCGCGCCGACGGCTGGATACCCCCGGCCTCCATCAACGCCTACACGCTCCCCCTGTTCGACTACCCCCTGTGGTGGGTGACGTGCAGCTGGGACTACGTCCTGTACACCGGCGACCGCGGCTACGCCGAACGCCACTACCCGAACCTGCTGAAGGTGCTCGACGTCTGGTACCCGAGCGTCACCGACAGCGCGGGCCTGCTCAGCAAGGGCCTCAACGACACCGGCGGATACGGGGACTACGCCTTCCTCGGCCGCACCGGAAGGATCACCTACTACAACGCGAACTACGTCCAGGCCCTCAACGACGCGGCGGCGCTGGCCCGTTGGCTGGGGCGCCGGGCCGACGCGGACCGCTGGACCGAGCGGGCGGGCCGGGTCCGGGACGCGGTCAACGCCCAGTTGTGGGACGCGTCGGCCGGCGCCTACCTGGACTCGGGGACCGGTCCGGTGCGGCACGCGCAGGACGGCAACGCCATCGCCGTCACCGCGGGGATCGCGGACGCCGGGCGGGCGGCGTCGGCGCTGGCCCATCTCGACGCGACCACCCGCCGCCCGTACGGCAACGCGTTCATGGACAACGACACGCTCTTCGACGGCGCCTCCCAGCGGGTGTACGCCTTCACCTCGTACCCGGAGATCGTGGCCAGGTTCGAGACCGGGCGGGCCGACTCCGCCCTCGACCAGATCCGCCGCACCTACGGGTGGATGGACGGCCACGACCCCGGCATCACCCACTGGGAGGGCATCGGGCCCGACGGCTCCCTCTACGAGGACGCCTACACCAGCATGGCGCACGGCTGGTCCACCGGTGTGCTGCCGGCGCTGACCCATCAACTCCTGGGCGCCCGGCCGACCTCACCGGGATACGCCACCTGGGAGGTCAGGCCGCACCCGGGGGACGTCAGCTGGGCGCAGGGCCAACTCCCCACACCACACGGTCCGTTGCGGGTCGAGTGGAACCGGACCTCGACCGCTTTCGCCGTCACGGTGCACGTGCCCGCCGGTACCCGGGGTGCCGTCGCGCTGCCGGGGGACAGCGGCCGGCTGACCGTCCGCGGCGGGGGCCGGGTGCTCTGGAACGGCGGCCGCGTGTCGGCCCGTTCGGTGTCTGTCAGCGGAGGCCGCGTCACGGTCTCGGACCTGGGCCCGGGGACCCACTCCTTCACGGCGACGACCGGACGCGGATAG
- a CDS encoding DNA polymerase Y family protein, whose protein sequence is MSTRQRHIAHLHLHAVPNEEQYAQIIELMSGITPHVQAVPPDAFQLDLTSALRYFDLSPYDLVQTVLLRLKAHHGIDGSAGLAGNRMLAAMAADASGPGETTWVREGQAAAWLYPRPVTALPGVGRVTADTLGRYGLHTIGQVTDLPAATLQRLLGTGSARLLAERARGHDPRPVTPSEPAAQLAADLVLDRDCLDPDRHHRAVLGLADRIGQRLRGDGLIAGRLTLTVRYADRSSTTRTCALPEPTAHSPALAAAALGLLNGLGLQRARVRAFVVRADGLLPAERAHRQLSLDPGADRARAVESAADRARRRFGPQAVRPAALAD, encoded by the coding sequence ATGAGCACACGGCAGCGGCACATCGCCCACCTCCATCTGCACGCCGTGCCGAACGAGGAGCAGTACGCCCAAATAATCGAACTGATGTCTGGTATCACGCCTCATGTGCAGGCCGTGCCGCCCGACGCCTTCCAGCTCGACCTGACCTCCGCCCTGCGCTACTTCGACCTGTCCCCCTACGACCTGGTCCAGACGGTGCTGCTCCGGCTGAAGGCCCACCACGGCATCGACGGCAGCGCCGGGCTCGCGGGCAACCGGATGCTCGCCGCGATGGCCGCCGACGCGTCCGGGCCGGGGGAGACCACCTGGGTCAGGGAGGGACAGGCCGCCGCCTGGCTGTACCCGCGCCCGGTCACCGCGCTGCCCGGCGTCGGCCGGGTCACGGCCGACACCCTCGGCCGGTACGGTCTGCACACCATCGGCCAGGTCACCGACCTGCCCGCCGCGACCCTGCAACGGCTCCTCGGCACGGGCTCGGCCCGGCTGCTGGCCGAACGCGCCCGCGGCCACGACCCCCGACCCGTCACCCCGTCGGAACCGGCCGCCCAGCTGGCCGCCGACCTCGTGCTCGACCGGGACTGCCTCGACCCCGACCGGCACCACCGCGCCGTCCTCGGCCTCGCCGACCGGATCGGCCAACGCCTGCGCGGCGACGGGCTGATCGCCGGCCGGCTCACCCTCACCGTGCGGTACGCCGACCGCAGCTCCACCACCCGCACCTGCGCGCTCCCGGAGCCGACCGCGCACTCACCGGCCCTCGCCGCCGCCGCGCTGGGGCTGTTGAACGGCCTCGGGCTGCAACGGGCCCGGGTGCGGGCCTTCGTGGTCCGCGCCGACGGCCTGCTGCCCGCCGAACGCGCCCACCGCCAGCTCTCCCTCGACCCCGGCGCCGACCGGGCCCGCGCGGTCGAGTCCGCGGCGGACCGGGCCAGACGCCGCTTCGGCCCGCAGGCGGTACGGCCCGCGGCACTGGCGGACTGA
- a CDS encoding DNA polymerase III subunit alpha: MTGFAHLHVASGYSARYGASHPEQLARRAAERGLTSLALTDRDTVTGIVRFARACAGAGVRPVFGVDLAVTALAPPPPAARPRTPARGGAHVVEPPLRFTLLARDRAGWARLCRITSAAHVGALSGTAPVVSWEALREHGGPGLTVLLGPLSEPARALAVGREDVAERLLTPWREIFGPGLRLEVVAQKRSGTGPGSLRLAARTLALADRTRTTAVLSNAVRYADPDQHRLADVLDAARLLRPIDRRRLDSGQRWLKGQREMTAVARMVTECAGADPRRAERLLADTAATAAECAVDPRADLGLGTHHFPEPALFGAPPGARGAAGLLRRQSEEGLARRGLDHDPDARQRLEQELEVISTLGYDSYFLAVGQVVTDIRAKGIRVAARGSGAGSLVCHALGIATANPLDHRLLFERFLSVRRGSLPDIDIDVESARRLECYDAIFERFGRERVAVTAMPETYRARRALRDTGLALGIAPADVDRIAKSFPHLRASDITSALTELPELRELATEAPRFGPLWELAEGLDSLVHGMAMHPCGVVISDATLLDRLPVQPTPQGDYPMAMAAKEEIEALGNIKLDVLGVRMQSAMAHAVAEIERVTGDRVDLDDPRQVPLDDVFAFKLIQESQTLGLFQLESPGQQDLLSRLQPRDQQDVIADISLFRPGPVAGGMPERYIAARHGGTPAYAHPDLEPVLADTYGVTIWHEQIIETLHVMTGCDLAMAEIARRALGDKQRLPRIRDWFHRQARARGYHTAVRDEVWRTVEAFGAYGFCRAHAVAFAVPALQSAWLKAHHPAFLLAGLLEHDPGMWPKRVLVSDARRRGVPILPVDVNHSRVTHTVEKAEGDRWGVRLALSAVHGIGAEECARIEAGRPYGSLSDFWQRGRPSRPVAERLAGIGALDSLHDGRLTRRDLLLQITELHRQSRTRTAGAGQLPFDTGAVGGAEPSGLPEMTGREALGAELGTLGIDVSRHLMEHHHRLLREIGATDAAHLAGLRAGRQVLVAGVRASTQTPPIASGKRIIFVSLEDGSGLVDLAFFEDSHPACAYTVFHSGLLLVRGTVQVRGSRRTVVGTMVWDLDEIAAARRDHGPEAALALLGESRPHPTPAQPRRTLANGTTGARLHPYADLQPAGSRSADLKKFGHTSPGSAG, translated from the coding sequence ATGACGGGCTTCGCCCATCTGCATGTGGCGTCCGGCTACTCCGCCCGCTACGGCGCCTCGCATCCCGAGCAACTGGCCCGCAGGGCCGCCGAACGCGGTCTGACGTCCCTCGCGCTCACCGACCGGGACACGGTCACCGGGATCGTCCGGTTCGCGCGGGCGTGCGCCGGGGCCGGGGTGCGGCCGGTCTTCGGCGTCGATCTCGCGGTGACGGCCCTGGCGCCCCCGCCGCCCGCCGCGCGCCCGCGCACCCCGGCGCGCGGCGGCGCGCACGTCGTCGAGCCGCCGCTGCGCTTCACCCTGCTGGCCCGGGACCGGGCGGGCTGGGCGCGGCTGTGCCGGATCACCTCGGCCGCCCACGTCGGCGCCCTGTCGGGCACCGCCCCTGTGGTGTCGTGGGAGGCGCTGCGCGAACACGGCGGCCCGGGGCTGACGGTGCTGCTCGGGCCGCTCTCCGAGCCGGCGCGGGCGCTGGCGGTGGGCCGGGAGGACGTCGCCGAGCGGCTGCTGACACCGTGGCGGGAGATCTTCGGCCCCGGGCTCCGGCTCGAAGTCGTTGCGCAGAAACGTTCCGGCACCGGGCCGGGGTCGCTCCGGCTCGCCGCCCGCACCCTCGCCCTGGCCGACCGCACCCGCACCACCGCCGTCCTCTCCAACGCCGTCCGCTACGCCGACCCCGACCAGCACCGCCTCGCCGACGTCCTGGACGCCGCCCGGCTGCTGCGCCCGATCGACCGGCGCCGCCTGGACAGCGGACAGCGCTGGCTCAAAGGCCAACGGGAGATGACAGCCGTCGCCCGGATGGTCACCGAATGCGCGGGAGCCGACCCCCGGCGCGCCGAACGGCTGCTGGCGGACACCGCCGCCACGGCCGCCGAGTGCGCCGTCGACCCCCGGGCCGACCTCGGACTCGGCACCCACCACTTCCCCGAACCCGCCCTGTTCGGCGCCCCGCCCGGAGCCCGCGGCGCCGCCGGGCTGCTGCGCCGGCAGAGCGAGGAGGGCCTCGCCCGCCGCGGCCTCGACCACGACCCGGACGCGCGGCAGCGGCTGGAACAGGAACTCGAAGTGATCTCCACGCTCGGCTACGACTCGTACTTCCTCGCCGTCGGCCAGGTCGTGACCGACATCAGGGCCAAGGGCATCCGGGTCGCCGCCCGCGGCTCGGGCGCCGGATCGCTGGTCTGCCACGCGCTGGGCATCGCCACCGCCAACCCGCTCGACCACCGGCTGCTGTTCGAACGGTTTCTGAGCGTGCGCCGGGGCTCGCTGCCCGACATCGACATCGACGTGGAGTCCGCCCGCCGCCTCGAGTGCTACGACGCGATCTTCGAACGGTTCGGCAGGGAACGGGTCGCGGTCACCGCCATGCCCGAGACCTACCGGGCCCGCCGCGCCCTGCGCGACACCGGCCTCGCCCTCGGGATCGCGCCCGCCGACGTCGACCGGATCGCCAAGAGCTTCCCGCACCTGCGCGCCTCCGACATCACCAGCGCCCTCACCGAACTGCCCGAACTGCGCGAACTGGCCACCGAGGCACCCCGGTTCGGGCCGCTGTGGGAACTCGCCGAGGGCCTCGACTCACTCGTCCACGGCATGGCCATGCACCCCTGCGGAGTCGTCATCAGCGACGCCACCCTGCTGGACCGGCTGCCCGTCCAGCCCACCCCGCAGGGCGACTACCCGATGGCGATGGCGGCCAAGGAGGAGATCGAGGCGCTCGGCAACATCAAACTCGACGTGCTGGGCGTGCGGATGCAGTCCGCGATGGCGCACGCCGTCGCCGAGATCGAACGCGTCACCGGCGACCGCGTCGACCTCGACGACCCCCGGCAGGTGCCGCTCGACGACGTCTTCGCCTTCAAGCTCATCCAGGAGAGCCAGACCCTCGGCCTGTTCCAACTGGAGTCGCCCGGACAGCAGGACCTGCTGTCCCGGCTCCAGCCGCGCGACCAGCAGGACGTCATCGCCGACATCAGCCTCTTCCGCCCGGGTCCGGTCGCGGGCGGCATGCCCGAGCGGTACATCGCCGCCCGGCACGGCGGGACACCGGCGTACGCCCACCCCGACCTGGAACCGGTGCTCGCCGACACCTACGGCGTGACCATCTGGCACGAGCAGATCATCGAGACCCTGCACGTGATGACCGGCTGCGACCTCGCCATGGCCGAGATCGCCCGGCGCGCGCTCGGCGACAAGCAGCGGCTGCCGAGGATCAGGGACTGGTTCCACCGGCAGGCACGGGCCCGCGGCTACCACACCGCCGTCCGCGACGAGGTCTGGAGGACCGTCGAGGCGTTCGGCGCGTACGGCTTCTGCCGCGCCCACGCGGTCGCCTTCGCCGTCCCCGCCCTGCAGAGCGCCTGGCTCAAGGCGCACCATCCGGCGTTCCTGCTCGCCGGGTTGCTCGAACACGACCCCGGGATGTGGCCCAAGCGGGTCCTGGTCTCCGACGCCCGCAGGCGCGGGGTCCCGATCCTGCCGGTCGACGTCAACCACTCCCGGGTGACGCACACCGTGGAGAAGGCCGAAGGGGACCGGTGGGGGGTACGGCTCGCGCTGTCCGCCGTGCACGGCATCGGCGCGGAGGAGTGCGCGCGCATCGAGGCGGGCCGACCGTACGGGTCGCTGTCGGACTTCTGGCAGCGGGGCCGCCCCAGCCGGCCCGTCGCCGAACGGCTCGCCGGGATCGGCGCCCTGGACTCACTGCACGACGGCCGCCTCACCCGGCGCGATCTCCTGCTCCAGATCACCGAGTTGCACCGCCAGTCCCGTACCAGGACCGCGGGCGCGGGCCAACTCCCCTTCGACACCGGCGCCGTCGGCGGGGCCGAGCCCAGCGGACTGCCCGAGATGACCGGACGCGAGGCGCTGGGAGCGGAGTTGGGCACGCTCGGCATCGACGTCTCCCGCCATCTGATGGAGCATCACCACCGGCTGCTGCGCGAGATCGGCGCGACCGACGCGGCCCATCTGGCCGGACTGCGGGCCGGCCGCCAGGTGTTGGTGGCCGGGGTGCGGGCCTCCACCCAGACCCCGCCGATCGCCAGCGGCAAGCGGATCATCTTCGTCTCCCTGGAGGACGGCTCGGGCCTGGTCGACCTGGCGTTCTTCGAGGACTCCCACCCGGCCTGCGCCTACACCGTCTTCCACAGCGGGCTGCTGCTGGTGCGCGGCACGGTCCAGGTGCGCGGCAGCCGCCGCACGGTCGTCGGCACCATGGTCTGGGACCTGGACGAGATCGCCGCCGCCCGCCGCGACCACGGTCCCGAGGCCGCGCTCGCCCTGCTCGGCGAGAGCCGCCCGCACCCGACCCCCGCCCAGCCGCGGCGCACCCTGGCCAACGGCACCACGGGTGCCCGCCTCCACCCGTACGCCGACCTCCAGCCGGCCGGCAGCCGGTCGGCCGACCTGAAGAAGTTCGGCCACACCAGTCCGGGGAGCGCGGGATGA
- a CDS encoding GAF domain-containing SpoIIE family protein phosphatase: MAEALEYPDGTRGDGLPAVLADPGRLAALAASGQVGSGPEPVFDDLTRLAMTVSGCKISAVTFVGESRTFWKSVPFLPYTDAESWQNAVGDSFCYFPVGLNAPFVVEDAEKDPRTAGHPAIGPWGVGAWAGFPIVTTDGHAIGSMCVIDDSPRAWTAQELETLGILARAVSSEVNLRISLSTARIALQSAENALETSSALARSLQESLLPPVLRPVPGLDTAARYLPATGDATVVGDFYDLFQARGAWWTAVMGDVCGKGTEAAKVTALARYTLRADAGEHLSPAAVLDRLNTAMLAQRAPRFLTAVQATFRATSGGVAGRVCLAGHPPALIRRADGRVQRLGTTGTLLGVLETVRLTDVRFRLAPGDLLLLYTDGACEARPDPRAAGPRRRMFDEVDLARALAAGRGLDAAATIDHVAAALSAHHGGWASDDTALLAVRVPHRP; this comes from the coding sequence GTGGCGGAAGCGTTGGAGTACCCGGACGGCACGCGGGGCGACGGGCTGCCCGCGGTGCTGGCGGACCCCGGGCGGCTGGCCGCGCTCGCGGCCAGCGGGCAGGTCGGCAGCGGGCCCGAGCCGGTGTTCGACGACCTGACGCGGCTGGCGATGACGGTGAGCGGGTGCAAGATCTCCGCGGTGACGTTCGTCGGGGAGAGCCGGACGTTCTGGAAGTCGGTGCCGTTCCTCCCGTACACGGACGCGGAGAGCTGGCAGAACGCGGTCGGCGACAGCTTCTGCTACTTCCCGGTGGGCCTCAACGCGCCGTTCGTGGTCGAGGACGCGGAGAAGGACCCGCGCACCGCGGGACACCCGGCGATCGGACCGTGGGGCGTGGGCGCCTGGGCCGGGTTCCCGATCGTGACCACGGACGGCCACGCGATCGGCAGCATGTGCGTGATCGACGACAGCCCGCGCGCCTGGACCGCCCAGGAGCTGGAGACCCTGGGCATCCTGGCCCGCGCGGTCTCCAGCGAGGTCAACCTGAGGATCTCCCTCAGCACCGCGCGCATCGCGCTCCAGAGCGCGGAGAACGCCCTGGAGACCTCCAGCGCGCTGGCCCGCAGCCTCCAGGAGAGCCTGCTGCCGCCGGTGCTGCGGCCGGTGCCCGGTCTGGACACCGCCGCCCGCTACCTGCCCGCCACCGGGGACGCCACCGTCGTCGGCGACTTCTACGACCTCTTCCAGGCCCGCGGGGCGTGGTGGACGGCGGTGATGGGCGACGTCTGCGGCAAGGGCACCGAGGCCGCGAAGGTCACCGCGCTGGCCCGCTACACCCTGCGCGCCGACGCCGGCGAACACCTCTCGCCCGCCGCGGTCCTCGACCGGCTGAACACCGCGATGCTCGCCCAGCGCGCGCCGCGCTTCCTCACCGCGGTCCAGGCCACCTTCCGCGCCACCTCGGGCGGGGTGGCCGGACGGGTGTGCCTGGCCGGGCACCCGCCCGCGCTGATCCGCAGGGCCGACGGCCGGGTCCAGCGGCTCGGCACCACCGGCACCCTGCTGGGCGTGCTGGAGACCGTGCGCCTCACCGACGTCCGCTTCCGGCTGGCCCCCGGCGACCTGCTGCTGCTCTACACCGACGGCGCCTGCGAGGCCCGGCCCGACCCCCGCGCCGCCGGGCCGCGCCGGCGCATGTTCGACGAGGTGGATCTCGCCCGCGCCCTGGCGGCCGGCCGCGGTCTGGACGCCGCCGCCACCATCGACCACGTCGCCGCGGCGCTCTCCGCCCACCACGGCGGCTGGGCCAGCGACGACACCGCGCTCCTCGCCGTCCGCGTCCCGCACCGCCCCTGA
- a CDS encoding DUF3533 domain-containing protein gives MTETSFLDEVKDAVTPRATLLVVGVIALQLLFIASYVGALHDPKPKDVPFGVVAPRQAAAQQTVTRLARLPGSPLAPRTVADEATARAKILNRELDGALVVHPDRNTDTLLVAGGGGTALATTLERQLTAVEAAEQRSLRTRDLSPASGQDFNGLSSFYLVIGWCVGGYLCASILAISTGARPANLRRAVIRLAAMALVSLVGGLGGAVIVGPILGALPGGVVAFWGLGALTTFAVGAATLALQGVFGVVGIGLAILLVVIAGNPSAGGAFPLPMLPPFWKAVGPALPPGAGTWAARSIAYFKGNAMTAQLLVLSAWALAGIVVTLAAAVLRSDRRTARGARGVQEPRPS, from the coding sequence ATGACCGAGACCTCCTTCCTCGACGAGGTGAAGGACGCCGTCACTCCCCGGGCCACGCTGCTGGTCGTCGGCGTGATCGCGCTCCAGTTGCTGTTCATCGCCTCCTACGTGGGCGCCCTGCACGACCCGAAGCCCAAGGACGTGCCGTTCGGCGTGGTCGCGCCCCGGCAGGCGGCGGCCCAGCAGACGGTCACCCGTCTCGCGCGGCTGCCCGGTTCGCCGCTGGCCCCGCGCACCGTGGCCGACGAGGCGACCGCCCGCGCGAAGATCCTGAACCGGGAGCTGGACGGCGCCCTGGTCGTCCACCCGGACCGGAACACCGACACGCTCCTGGTCGCCGGCGGGGGCGGCACCGCCCTCGCCACCACCCTGGAGCGGCAGCTCACCGCCGTGGAGGCCGCCGAGCAGCGGTCGCTGCGCACCCGGGATCTGTCCCCGGCCTCCGGCCAGGACTTCAACGGGCTGTCGTCCTTCTACCTGGTCATCGGCTGGTGCGTGGGCGGCTATCTGTGCGCCTCGATCCTCGCGATCAGCACCGGCGCCCGGCCCGCCAACCTGCGCAGGGCGGTGATCCGGCTGGCCGCCATGGCGCTGGTGTCGCTCGTCGGAGGGCTCGGCGGCGCGGTGATCGTCGGCCCGATCCTGGGCGCCCTGCCCGGCGGCGTGGTCGCCTTCTGGGGTCTCGGCGCCCTGACGACGTTCGCGGTCGGCGCCGCGACCCTCGCCCTCCAGGGGGTCTTCGGCGTCGTCGGCATCGGGCTCGCCATCCTGCTGGTGGTGATCGCGGGCAACCCGAGCGCGGGCGGCGCCTTCCCGCTGCCGATGCTGCCCCCGTTCTGGAAGGCGGTCGGCCCGGCGCTGCCGCCGGGCGCGGGCACCTGGGCGGCCCGCTCGATCGCCTACTTCAAGGGGAACGCGATGACAGCCCAGTTGCTGGTCCTGTCGGCCTGGGCGCTCGCCGGGATCGTGGTCACCCTGGCGGCCGCGGTCCTGCGGAGCGACCGCCGAACGGCGCGCGGGGCGCGCGGGGTTCAGGAGCCGAGGCCGTCCTGA
- a CDS encoding S1 family peptidase produces the protein MKHRRIPRRRTAMVGAGVVALVAAGVTFQTANASEPAKDSAPRTLSAATAGKLASALGQDLGADAAGTYYDAKAKSLVVNVLDATAAKTVEAAGARARIVENSLADLKSARTTLTRDATIPGTSWVTDPTTNKVVVTADRTVSKAEWAKLTKVVDGLGQVAEVKRTKGEYKPLIAGGDAITGSGGRCSLGFNVVKGGEPYFITAGHCTESISTWSDSSGTQIGTNEQSSFPDNDFGLVKYTSDVDHPSEVDLYNGSTQAITHAADATVGEKVTRSGSTTQVHDGTVTGLDATVNYGNGDIVNGLIQTDVCAEPGDSGGSLFDGDAAIGLTSGGSGDCTSGGETFFQPVTEALSTFGAEIG, from the coding sequence TTGAAGCACCGACGCATACCCAGGCGGCGGACGGCGATGGTAGGCGCGGGAGTTGTCGCGCTGGTCGCCGCGGGAGTCACCTTCCAGACTGCGAACGCCAGTGAGCCGGCGAAGGATTCGGCGCCGCGCACCCTGTCGGCCGCGACGGCCGGAAAGCTCGCCTCGGCCCTCGGCCAGGACCTGGGCGCCGACGCCGCGGGCACGTACTACGACGCGAAGGCCAAGAGCCTCGTCGTGAACGTCCTCGACGCGACCGCCGCGAAGACCGTCGAGGCGGCCGGCGCGCGGGCCAGAATCGTCGAGAACTCCCTCGCCGACCTGAAGAGCGCCCGCACCACGCTCACCCGTGACGCCACCATCCCGGGCACGTCCTGGGTGACCGACCCGACCACCAACAAGGTCGTCGTCACGGCGGACCGCACGGTCTCCAAGGCCGAGTGGGCGAAGCTCACCAAGGTCGTCGACGGCCTCGGGCAGGTGGCCGAGGTCAAGCGCACCAAGGGGGAGTACAAGCCCCTGATCGCGGGCGGCGACGCGATCACCGGCTCCGGCGGGCGCTGCTCGCTGGGCTTCAACGTGGTCAAGGGCGGCGAGCCGTACTTCATCACCGCGGGCCACTGCACCGAGTCGATCTCGACCTGGTCGGACTCCAGCGGCACCCAGATCGGCACCAACGAGCAGTCCAGCTTCCCCGACAACGACTTCGGGCTTGTCAAGTACACGTCTGACGTGGACCACCCGAGCGAGGTCGACCTCTACAACGGCTCCACGCAGGCCATCACGCACGCCGCGGACGCCACCGTCGGCGAGAAGGTGACCCGCAGCGGTTCCACCACACAGGTCCACGACGGCACGGTCACCGGTCTCGACGCCACCGTGAACTACGGCAACGGCGACATCGTCAACGGCCTCATCCAGACCGACGTCTGCGCCGAGCCCGGCGACAGCGGCGGCTCGCTGTTCGACGGCGACGCGGCGATCGGCCTCACCTCCGGCGGCAGCGGCGACTGCACCTCCGGCGGTGAAACGTTCTTCCAGCCGGTCACCGAGGCGCTCTCGACGTTCGGCGCCGAGATCGGCTGA